The sequence below is a genomic window from Lolium perenne isolate Kyuss_39 chromosome 4, Kyuss_2.0, whole genome shotgun sequence.
AAGGTATCCATCAGAGATGAGGCCAACATTTCAAAATCATCAGCCAAATGTAGTAAAAAACTACTCACCTAATAAAATTTTGCACATTATTTACTGTCCAAAATAATTCATCAGGTTATCAAGATGTCCAATACGAAAGTATAATGGACCAAATGTCCCAGTTATGTAAATCAAGCTGACAGTTGGAGATTCGTCGCCGCGGGCGCGCCTTCGGGAAGAAGAAAAAGTTTTCTCTTTGGTCTGTTGTAATTCATATTTCTTACAGATCGATCGGTATCTATTTGAGTGCTGTTAGAATGGATCTGTCAATTTTCAAGAATTTTGATTAATGAATAAggaattttattatctatatgtGTCTATGATAGTACATTCATAAGATAAAGCAAGTAACCTTGCACGGCAGAGGCCATATCAGCCGATATGCCGTGGCGATGCCTCGCGTTTACTTTTACCGTTAGGTTTGGAATCCTTCATGTATTACAAGCTATGACTCTATATGCTAGcttaatatatactccctccggtcctttttaattggctcaaatttagtataaaattatactaaatttgagtcaattaaaagaaaCCAGAGAGATTACTTATATATATGTATCCTCGCTTTGCTAAGGGACAATATAAATTGATATGGTTTAACTTGGTTTGCTATTTTTGTGAATGTCTGTTTTAATGGAAGTTATATTTCGAAAATCTCACACTGAAATCTCAACACTTGAAAACTGCTGAAAATATAAGATAAGAAGTTGCACTAATGCACAGAACATTTTCTTCGGTAACAGCATAGAAACAGAGGATGGTTAATAAGTTCAGTGGACAGAACACAGAGCAAACTTCACACAAGATGAACACATGATTCTTTTGTTACTACAGAAGTTCAAACCTGCGACGTACTGAACATTCACAGAGTTAATCCCGCAAGGTTGCTTTTGCTGAGGAGCGCCATTCATCTGTCACATAACACTAGTTAACATTAAATTAACAATGTGCTCTGGCATTGGAATACCAAACAAAATGCAGAATAACGTGTGCTCTAACACTGCTTGAAAGCTAAAAAGGTGACAGAAGCAGCTTGAGCACCTCCTCCTGGCTGTTGAGCCTCGCCACGTCGATCGCCGTCTTCCCGTCCAGGTTCTGCAGCGTCCTGCATTTCAGTTCGCCATGCATATGAGGTTCACTGGTTCAGTGGAGATAGCCGATATATATGTGTTAGATTTTGTATAGCCTTTGTTGTATGTATTGGCCTCTGGGCCCCTATAAATATATGAGACAGCCATCTCTAAAGGGTTGAGCAAGTTCCCCCTAAACACATACGTCTTACATGGTATCGGCCTAAAACTCGATCCcgacctaaccctaaacctagccGCCACCTCCACCCCCTGGTGTCCCGCGCCCTCAGGCGCTCCCTTCGGCCCCGCGCCCCCAGGCACCCGTACCCTCTGCCCCGCCGTCGGGTGCCCCGGGCACCGGTGGCCGCGGCTCGCGGGTCTGCCAGCTGTGTGGCCGTGACGACCACCTTGCCTCCAAGTGCCACCACCGCTTTCAGCGGAGCTTCCTGGGGATCGGTAACAACGGGCAGGGGAACGAGCGGCAAGCCCAGATGGCTGACTACGGCCCTCCTCCCGCTGCTGCCCCTGCAGCCCACGTCGCTGCTAAGGGAAAAGAGCAGGGGTCTACACCATCATACCCTGTTGATCCCGCCTGGTTCATGGACACTGGTGCTACGGATCACCCGACGAGCGAGCTCAGCAAGCTCACCACCCACCAGCCCTACTATGGGCACGACAAGGTTCACACCGCCAATGGTGCATGTATGCCCATCTCTCATATTGGCCAAACATCTCTCATCACTAGTCATCCTAATAGGCAGCTCCATCTTCGTAATGTTCTATGGGTTCCTTCGGTGACTCGTAACCTTTTGTCTGTTCCTAAGCTTAATCTTGATAATAATGTCCTATGTGAATTTCACCTATTTGATCTTTTTATTAAGGACCGAGCTACCTGGGACATTCTTCTTAGTGGCCGACTAAGCCAAGGTTTGTACCGTCTGGAGGATCCGTCACTCTCTCGAGTCTTCAGCGGTTTCCGGGTGTCGTCATCACAGTGGCACTCTCGCCTTGGTCATCCTGCCACTCCTATAGTACGTCATGTACTCCACCATCATGAGCTGCCATTAGAGTCTAGCAATAAGGAGATATCTGTGTGTGATGCCTGTCAGCAAGGCAAGAGTCATCAGCTCCCATTTGTTTCATCTACTAGAGAAGTTAAGAGTCCTCTCGAGCTTGTTTtttctgatgtttggggtcctgcaCAAACCCCTATCAGTGGTCACAACTATTATGTCAGTTTTATTGATGCTTATAGTCGATTTACCTGGCTTTATCTTATTAAACGTAAATCTGATGTGTTCGATATCTTTATTCAGTTTCAAATTGATGTCGAACGTCTTCTCAAGCATAAGATTATTCATGTTCAGTcgcattggggggggggggggggtggatatTGCAATCTCAACACCCTCTTTAATAAGCTTGGGATCTCTCATCATTTGTCATGCCCACATACACACGGCCAGAATGGCGCTGTTGAGCGCAAGCACCGTCATATAGTTGAGACCGGTCTAACTCttcttgctcatgcttctctaccttttcgattttggagtGATGCTTTTGCCACCGCATGTTTCCTTATTAATAGGCTTCCTGCGCGTGTCATTAATATGAAAACTCCTATTGAGCTTCTCCTGCATGAAATTCCTGATTATACCTTTTCAAGGTGCTTGGGTGTGCGTGTTGGCCTCATCTTCGCCCCTACAATAGTCGCAAACTTGagttttggtctaaaaaatgtgtCTTTTCTTGGGTATAGTTCTCTTCATAAAGGCTACAAGTGTCTCCATATGCCAACTAATCGTGTTTACATATCTCGTGATGTTGTCTTTGATGAGAATAATTTCCTTTTTTCGGCCATGCCACATACACCTACCATTGATATATCCATGCATTCATCTCCTATTCCGTTTGGCCAATTTGAAGATGTTGCATATTTGCCCCTATTGTTGCTTAGACATGGTGCCGGAATTGATCGTGGTGCTCGCCTGGAAATTATCCCGGATGCTACACCAGCTCATGTCAGCCCCCAAGTGGCTGGCTCTGACGTCGATCACGCCGCATGCAGCGCTCCTGCGTCGTCTCCTGCTCCTGTACTCGGTGCATGCACCGCGCCCCTAGCCCCGCCTGCCTCGGTCGCTTGTGCGCCTGAGCGCCCCACCACGCCGCCACCTGGCTCGGCCACGTCGCCAGACTCGGTCACACCCTCGCCTCCCTCGCTTCGACTGGGGTCGCCCGACTCGGCCACGCCCGCGCCGTCAAGTCCTCCGGTCAGCACGTCTTCGCTGTCGTCGGCTCTTGCGCCTCCTGCTGTGCCCGCTGCTACGTGTCCTCACACGCGCAGTCGCAGCGGTATCACCCGGTCCAAGGAGCGTACTGATGGTACCGTGGCATGGTTGGCTGCTTGCATGGCGCATGCTGTCGCCGACCCGACCACTGAACCACGCAGTTATCAAGCCGCTATGAGTATCCCGCACTGGAGGGCTGCTATGGAACATGAGTATCAGGCTCTGTTGGCAAATGAGACCTGGACACTTGTGCCTCCTCCACCTCGTGTTAATATCATTGATTCGAAGTGGGTATTCAAGGTGAATAAACATGCTGATGGTTccattgagcgctataaagcacgGTTGGttgctaagggattcaaacaacgaCATGGACTGGACTATGAGGATACATTCAGCCCTGTGGTCAAGCCCACCACTATTCGGCTCCTTCTGTCTATGGCAGTCTCTCGAGGTTAGTCTCTTCATCAGCTTGATGTGCATAATGTTTTTCTTCATGGTCTCCTTGAGGAAGAGGTCTATATGCGGTAGCCACCATGATTTGTTGATCACACTCAGCCCCACCACTTATGTCGTCTGACGAAGGCTCTCTATGGTGTGAAGCAAGCGCCTTGTGCCTGACACGCTCGCTTGGCTTCTGCTCTTCGCACTCATGGCTTTATTCCGTCGATGGCAGACACTTCACTGTTTTTGTTTCAGCGGCCGTGTGTGACTATGTACTTGCTTGTGTACGTAGATGACATCATCCTGGTCAGTTCTTCTTCAATAGCTGTTGATGCTCTTATTTCTGCTCTTGGTGCTGACTTTGTTGTCAAAGACTTGGGCCGGCTGCACTTCTTCCTAGGTATTGAGGTCGCTCGTCAGTCTACATGACTTGCTCTCACTCAAAAGAAGTATTCTCTTGACCTCCTCAAACGAGCTGGTATGCTCAAGTGCAACACGTCGCCTACGCCTATGTCTTCCACTAACAGACTCTCGGCTACTGACGGTGTTCCTTTGTCCTCTGAGGATGCGACAGAGTACCACAGTATTGTTGGTGGCTTGCAATACACGACGATCACGCGGCATGATCTATCCTTTGCTGTCAATAGGGTGTGCCAGTATCTTCATGCCCCTACTGATATGCACTGGTCTGCGGTTAAACGCATATTGCGTTATGTGCGCCTCACTATGTCTTTTGGTCTTCACCTGCGTTCCAGTTCATCAGGAGTTCTTTCAGCCTTCTCTGATGCTGACTGGGCTGGTTGTCCAGATGACAGGCGATCTACGGGGGATATTCTCTGTTTCTGGGTCTGAATTTGATCGCCCAGAGAGCACGTAAGCAAGCCACTATCTCCTGCAGCAGTACAGAAGCCGAGTACAAGGCCGTTGCTGATTCAACCGCTGAGCTTATATGGATTGAGTCTCTTCTTCAGGAGTTGGGTGTTTCCCAGCCTTATCCACCGGTCCTATGGTGCGACAACATCGGTGCCACGTTTCTATCGTCGAATTCGGTGTTCCATGCACGGACCAAGCACATAAAGATTTACTATCATTTTATGAGGGAACGTATGGCGAAGAAGCTACTACAAATCAAGTTCATCTCTTCAAAGGATCAACTTGCAAACATCTTCACCAAGCCACTGCCTTTGCCTATGTTTGAGGTCTGTAGGCACAATCTCAACCTTCTTGACACATTAGGAGCGAGTTGAGATTGAGAGAGGGTTTTAGACTTTGTATAGCCTTTGTAACTATACGTATTGTACATGTATTGGTCTCTGGCCCCTACAAATATATGAGacagccaaccctagagggttgAGCAAGTTCCCCCAAACATATATGTCTTACAATGCGTCACCCATGGCAGAGTTGTCTTACACGGAGGCACCGTGGTAGAGGAGGAGCGGGACGCACGCCTCATGGCCGTACCCGGCGGCGTAGTGCAGCGCGGTGTTCTTGTTCTTGTTGACGGTGTCGGCCGCTGCACCAGCCTCCAGGAGCGCCTGCACGCACGCCAGCTCGCCGTAGCCGCACGCGAAGTGCAGGCCGCAGCGGCCCTCCGTGTCCTCCTCGTCCTTGTTCACGCCGTCCTCCATCGCCACCCTCAGGCCCTCCACGTCGCCCATGCTCGCCGCGTGGTGGATCACCGACTCCTCCTCATACTCCTTGTCGAtgtcgccggtttcctcctccacctcggctCCGGCGGCCGCGGCGGACGGGCCGCCCACGCCCACCCCCATCGCACGGCCGAAT
It includes:
- the LOC127348327 gene encoding ankyrin repeat domain-containing protein 2A-like → MAERLGSALMQDPAMSSVLGSLTDPAHKEQLQARVGRMKDDPSLKPILNEIESGGPAAMMKYWNDLEALQKFGRAMGVGVGGPSAAAAGAEVEEETGDIDKEYEEESVIHHAASMGDVEGLRVAMEDGVNKDEEDTEGRCGLHFACGYGELACVQALLEAGAAADTVNKNKNTALHYAAGYGHEACVPLLLYHGASV